The Desulfonatronum lacustre DSM 10312 region TCCATGTCTTGCGTGAAAAAGTGCTGAGTAGTTACACGGCCACGAGCTTACGTGTATGGTTGAGGACGGACTGAATGCAACGCAATTGATCCTTCGGGTGAGTGTCGCGGACTCGATTGACAAGACGAGGGTGCTGGGTTTATATTTTCCTCTTTTCCTTGCTCTGGCCTTGGGGGCCAGGGCCGAATCAGACCGCAAGGAGGAGACGATTATGCGGCACTATGAAACATTGATGCTCTTCAGCCCGGACATGCCGGGAGAGCGTCGTCAGGAGATTCTCGCCGGAATGTCCGCTATTGTGGAGCGGGACGGCGGCAAGATCCTGACAGAGGACGACTGGGGGATGCGAACCTTGGCTTATCCGGTGCGTAAGCAGACCCGCGGGCATTATTTCCGTCTGGAATACGCGGCCTCGGGAGCGGTTGTCGCGGAGATGGAGCGGAATCTGCGCATTACGGACGGGGTGTACAAGTTTCTTTCCGTGAAGCTGGCCGATACCTACGAAGAACCCAAGGAGAGCTGAGCATGGCATTCA contains the following coding sequences:
- the rpsF gene encoding 30S ribosomal protein S6; protein product: MRHYETLMLFSPDMPGERRQEILAGMSAIVERDGGKILTEDDWGMRTLAYPVRKQTRGHYFRLEYAASGAVVAEMERNLRITDGVYKFLSVKLADTYEEPKES